The segment GCTGATGAGCAGCCGCATGTCCTCGGTGCGCTTCCGCAGAGGCGGGATCTCGATCTGGTGGTCGAAGCGGTGGTAGAGGTCGGCCCGAAACTCCGGCCGCCCCTGGCGGACCCACTCTCTGAGCGGCCGGTTGGTGGTGGCCAAAAGCAGCACCGGCGACGGGATCCCCTCGGGGGGGCCGCCCATCCTGCGCACCCGGCCGGTGTCCATGTAGGAGAGCAGCCGGGTCTGGTGCCGCAGGTCCATGTCGCCGATCTCGTCGAGAAAGACCGCCCCGCCCCGGGAGCTCTCCAAAAGACCCGGCCGGTCCTCCCTGGCGTCGGTGAAGGCCCCCCGGACATTGCCGAAGAGCTCCACATCGATCATCTCCTTGCCCACCGCGGAGATGTTGAAGGGGGACATGCGCACCTTCCCAAGGAGCGAACGCTTGATCCACTGGGCCACCAGCGTCTTGCCCACGCCGCTCTCCCCCAGGATCAGCACGCCGGGCACCCCCGCCCCGTCGTAGGTGCCGGACTGCCAAAGGCCCTCGAAGAACCAGCTGTAGCTCCGGCGGAGATCCTGGATGGCCGACTTCACCTGGAAGAGGAGCTCCTTCATGGAAGGGTCGCTGAAGAGGCTGAAGAGCGAGGGGGTGGCCTGTTCCGGGTCGGCGGCGTCCAGGTGGGCCTTCCAGTGGATCTCCTTGACGAAGGCCTCCTCCGGCAGGGTGGCCCGGTAGAAGCGCCGCAGCGACTCCTTCAGCGCCGCCTCGAAGGCGGCCGTCTCGTCGCTGTCGGGCCGCCGCCCCTGAGCGCCGAAGAGGTGCTCCGCCCGGAAGATCCCGCAGAGCCGGTAGTGGGGCGCCTCGCAGACCCGGCCGACCTCGTCGTCCCAGCGGTTGCCCGGCAGCACCAGGATGAGATCCACCGGGTCGCCGCCGGCGAAACGACTGCCCTGCTTCAAGGCCGTCCTGGGGGTGGCCGCCACCAGCTGCGGCGGGGGGTCGCCCAGCTGGGGCAGACCGTACCGCACCGGGGTGCCCCCCTCCGCGAGGACCCCGGCGAGGTCGCGGAACTCCGGCCGCCGCCAGTTGCCTGTCTCGGCCAGACGCTCCACCGTCTCCGCAACGCAACGCTCCATGGCCTCCGCCAGCGCCTCGTCACCGCCGCCCAGCACCGACACCGCAAAAGCGCTCACCGCCCCTCACCTCCGTTGTCCTGCCCGACTCTCCGTTCCGCCTCGGGTTTCCATGTCTCGTAGAAGGTCTTCTTCTTCACCGATCCGGCTCCCATAGCATCCAGGGGCGGGGCTTTCAGGCCGCAGACCTCCCGGAGCACATCGCCGATGAGGCGGCGGAAAGCGTTGTACCGGCCGACGATCTCCTCCTTGTGCTT is part of the Synergistales bacterium genome and harbors:
- a CDS encoding sigma 54-interacting transcriptional regulator; the encoded protein is MSAFAVSVLGGGDEALAEAMERCVAETVERLAETGNWRRPEFRDLAGVLAEGGTPVRYGLPQLGDPPPQLVAATPRTALKQGSRFAGGDPVDLILVLPGNRWDDEVGRVCEAPHYRLCGIFRAEHLFGAQGRRPDSDETAAFEAALKESLRRFYRATLPEEAFVKEIHWKAHLDAADPEQATPSLFSLFSDPSMKELLFQVKSAIQDLRRSYSWFFEGLWQSGTYDGAGVPGVLILGESGVGKTLVAQWIKRSLLGKVRMSPFNISAVGKEMIDVELFGNVRGAFTDAREDRPGLLESSRGGAVFLDEIGDMDLRHQTRLLSYMDTGRVRRMGGPPEGIPSPVLLLATTNRPLREWVRQGRPEFRADLYHRFDHQIEIPPLRKRTEDMRLLISLALQDEAVNPRKEGEPVVRSISLDAIGALERRDYPGNFRELRAVLRASVQTAAREGRTTLLLRHLQSL